From a region of the Flavobacterium sediminilitoris genome:
- the porZ gene encoding type IX secretion system anionic LPS delivery protein PorZ codes for MRLKIVFILFFISQLIIAQGNLLWKGYFSYNEIVDVEVSTTKVFAATENSIFNKENTQQDVNILNSINGFKPESITAIHYSELYNKTIAGNSNGLIVIANDDGSIITKVDIIEEVPVPPNKKKINDFYEYEGKIFIATDYGVSVLDVMTNEFIVTYFIGTSGEETEVLQTTVLNNEIYAVTRQYGIRKGNLSNPFLYDFNQWQTFDAGYWLGIVTLNNKIVAMNTNNITYQYNGSFQQILNQNQFGKKIKTNGNELIVTTQNNIFVLDDQFNQIAHVTSIPGLNVSFSAANVVDDQLYIGTDKNGLFQTFLSNPTVFENISPDGPVRNYIFRVKKAANFLWAVYGDYTRTYNPYPLDQLPISKFSLNNGWENILYNDLHQAKSISDVTINPNNQNQVYASSYFSGLLKIEGDEVSLFNNTNTGINGLESLILSPPNPSYVDIRINSPTFDKSGNLWVTNSLVNKPIKVLRASGQWQSYDISNVVENTNGNSYGSLAIDKNNTKWLSSIYSGLIGFNENYNNKVIVVNSENGNLPDNDVRCVALDNRNQLWIGTFKGLRVLSNVDQFVSENEIVTSSIIIQEGDLAQELFYQQTILDIRVDGANRKWVSIADGGVFLVSSNGQQTIYRFTTNNSPLPSDNVNDIEIDEITGEVFFVTDKGMVSFLGIATKSSDDLANVYVYPNPVRPEFSGTVKIAGLTDKANVKITDIEGNLVYETTSAGGTIEWDTKAFGSYKVSSGVYMVFVASQDGLDSTVKKIMIVR; via the coding sequence ATGAGATTAAAAATAGTTTTCATATTATTCTTCATTAGTCAGTTGATTATAGCGCAAGGAAATCTTCTTTGGAAAGGATATTTTTCATATAATGAAATTGTTGATGTCGAAGTTTCTACTACTAAAGTATTTGCTGCAACAGAAAATAGTATTTTTAATAAAGAGAATACTCAGCAAGATGTTAATATATTAAATTCAATTAATGGGTTTAAACCAGAATCTATTACTGCAATCCATTATTCGGAATTATATAATAAAACAATAGCGGGAAATAGTAACGGTTTAATAGTTATAGCAAATGATGATGGAAGTATAATTACTAAAGTCGATATTATAGAGGAAGTTCCGGTGCCACCAAATAAGAAAAAAATAAATGATTTTTACGAATATGAGGGTAAAATATTTATTGCAACGGATTATGGAGTTTCAGTGCTAGATGTTATGACAAATGAGTTTATAGTGACTTATTTTATAGGAACATCTGGAGAAGAAACAGAAGTGTTGCAGACTACTGTTTTAAATAATGAAATATATGCAGTGACTAGACAATATGGAATAAGAAAAGGAAATTTGTCGAATCCTTTTTTATATGATTTTAATCAATGGCAAACTTTTGATGCTGGATATTGGCTAGGAATTGTAACGTTAAATAACAAAATTGTTGCAATGAATACAAATAATATAACGTATCAATATAATGGTTCGTTTCAGCAAATTTTAAATCAAAATCAGTTTGGGAAGAAGATAAAAACAAATGGAAACGAATTGATAGTAACTACTCAAAACAATATTTTTGTCTTAGATGATCAGTTTAATCAAATAGCTCATGTTACTTCAATTCCAGGTCTTAATGTTTCTTTTTCTGCAGCAAATGTAGTAGATGATCAGTTGTATATTGGAACAGATAAAAACGGATTATTTCAAACGTTTCTTTCAAACCCAACTGTTTTTGAAAATATTTCTCCAGACGGACCTGTAAGGAATTATATTTTTAGAGTTAAAAAAGCAGCAAATTTTTTATGGGCAGTGTATGGGGATTACACAAGGACTTATAATCCTTACCCGTTAGATCAATTACCAATTAGTAAATTTTCATTAAATAACGGATGGGAAAATATTCTATATAATGATTTACATCAAGCTAAATCTATTTCTGATGTTACAATAAATCCGAATAATCAAAATCAAGTTTATGCATCTTCATATTTTTCAGGGTTATTAAAAATTGAAGGAGATGAAGTGTCACTTTTTAATAATACAAATACAGGAATAAATGGATTAGAATCATTGATTTTATCTCCACCAAACCCTTCTTATGTGGATATTAGGATTAATAGTCCTACCTTTGATAAAAGCGGAAACTTATGGGTAACAAATTCTCTTGTAAATAAGCCTATAAAAGTTTTACGAGCTAGCGGTCAATGGCAATCTTATGATATTAGTAATGTTGTAGAAAATACGAATGGTAATAGCTATGGATCACTTGCGATAGATAAAAATAATACTAAATGGTTGTCTTCTATATATAGCGGACTTATTGGATTTAATGAAAACTATAATAATAAAGTAATAGTTGTTAATTCAGAAAATGGAAATTTGCCAGATAATGATGTTAGGTGTGTGGCATTAGATAATCGAAATCAATTATGGATTGGGACGTTTAAAGGGCTTAGAGTTTTGTCTAATGTAGATCAATTTGTTTCAGAAAATGAGATAGTAACTTCTTCAATTATTATTCAGGAAGGAGATTTAGCCCAAGAACTATTTTATCAGCAAACTATTTTGGATATTAGGGTTGATGGAGCTAATCGGAAATGGGTTTCTATAGCTGATGGAGGTGTTTTTTTAGTTTCTTCAAATGGGCAACAAACAATTTATAGATTTACAACAAATAATTCTCCTTTGCCAAGTGATAATGTAAATGATATAGAGATTGATGAAATAACAGGGGAGGTGTTTTTTGTGACTGATAAAGGAATGGTTTCATTTTTAGGGATAGCAACGAAATCTAGTGATGATTTAGCAAATGTTTATGTTTATCCAAATCCTGTAAGGCCTGAGTTCTCAGGAACTGTAAAAATTGCAGGACTTACTGATAAAGCAAATGTTAAAATTACTGACATTGAAGGGAATTTAGTATATGAAACAACATCTGCTGGCGGTACAATAGAATGGGATACAAAAGCTTTTGGTAGTTACAAGGTTTCTTCAGGAGTGTATATGGTTTTTGTAGCTTCACAAGATGGATTAGATTCTACTGTTAAGAAAATAATGATTGTTAGATAA
- a CDS encoding JAB-like toxin 1 domain-containing protein — protein MDKNSNINRVDNKKYYDAKGNEVDRLYSESGNFIEISDLKLMTQSKAPIAALKNILPSKSNPNKTVDLNAALTKNIKDAYNLFYFAGTETDVEWSLTQHKGSKFVLSTNHHKDFTYTTESYNHFGLSVNTLQKHYHTHPGDYRNGPSAMDVTITSNNAMFRMKHMDKSTLDSSVPAKYFVFHGRTKNKTLTEYNY, from the coding sequence ATGGATAAAAATAGTAATATTAATAGGGTTGATAATAAAAAGTATTATGATGCAAAAGGTAATGAAGTTGATAGATTATATTCAGAATCTGGCAATTTTATTGAAATTTCAGATTTAAAATTAATGACTCAATCTAAAGCCCCGATAGCTGCTTTGAAAAATATTCTGCCTTCAAAAAGTAATCCTAATAAAACAGTGGATTTAAACGCTGCATTAACAAAAAATATAAAAGATGCATATAATTTATTTTACTTTGCAGGAACAGAAACAGATGTTGAATGGAGTTTAACACAACATAAGGGCAGTAAGTTTGTTCTTTCAACAAATCATCATAAAGATTTTACATATACTACAGAAAGCTATAATCACTTTGGGTTAAGCGTAAACACTTTGCAAAAGCATTATCATACTCACCCTGGAGACTATAGAAACGGTCCATCGGCTATGGATGTAACAATTACGAGTAATAATGCAATGTTTAGAATGAAGCATATGGATAAGTCTACTTTGGATTCGAGTGTTCCTGCTAAATATTTTGTATTTCATGGAAGGACTAAGAATAAAACTTTGACCGAGTATAATTATTGA
- the recO gene encoding DNA repair protein RecO, with the protein MIVKTKAIVISITKYQEKSLIVKCLTKLEGVKTYFVNNAYTGKNNKYKISLFQPLNQIEVEAYHKNKGTLERFKEVKIIYPYQTVYLNIEKTAIALFLSEILQSVIKEEGKNEDLFVYIETALQWFDNHDEIANFHLILLFQITKYLGFYPQVNTEKNTFFEMTEGIFVSSPSITSLSAENTLLLKKLLNLKFDDNQKVFTSIQRQLLLKILIEYYNLNLENFETPKSLQVLKEVFS; encoded by the coding sequence ATGATTGTTAAAACAAAAGCAATTGTAATTTCAATTACAAAATATCAAGAAAAAAGTTTAATAGTAAAATGTTTAACAAAGTTAGAGGGTGTAAAAACGTATTTTGTTAATAATGCTTATACAGGTAAGAATAATAAATATAAAATTTCTTTATTTCAACCTCTAAACCAAATTGAGGTTGAAGCATATCATAAAAATAAAGGAACACTAGAACGATTTAAAGAAGTTAAAATAATCTACCCGTATCAAACAGTTTATCTTAATATTGAAAAAACAGCAATAGCTCTTTTTTTATCTGAAATATTGCAAAGCGTAATAAAAGAAGAGGGTAAAAATGAAGATTTGTTTGTCTATATTGAAACAGCTCTTCAGTGGTTTGATAACCATGATGAAATTGCAAATTTTCATTTGATTTTACTGTTTCAAATAACTAAATATTTAGGATTTTATCCTCAAGTGAACACAGAAAAGAATACTTTTTTTGAAATGACTGAAGGGATTTTTGTTTCTTCACCAAGTATAACCTCTTTGTCTGCAGAAAATACATTACTTTTGAAAAAGTTACTTAATCTTAAGTTTGATGATAATCAAAAAGTGTTTACATCTATTCAAAGACAATTATTATTGAAAATTTTGATTGAATATTATAATTTAAACCTTGAAAATTTTGAAACTCCTAAGTCCTTGCAAGTTTTGAAAGAAGTATTCTCATAG
- a CDS encoding mechanosensitive ion channel family protein: MEKLQETFQVIILKLEANLPSVLFASIFLIAGFFVANKIKSIIKRKILPTSENALTTIFVSQFVSISIKILCIIIFLRILGFSDLTSNILAGAGILTFIVGFAFKDIGENFLAGILLAFKSPFKINDLIETENIIGYVVDLTIRETRIKTLDGKDVFIPNGQIIKNPLFNYTIDGFLRYEFIIGLDYESNIKKAINLILETVKKIEGVINESKQPIVVIDEFAASTINLKVMFWIDTFKSTSKTYHSGIKTEVMQQVLQELMKGGFSLPSDIVEIKQYKG, encoded by the coding sequence ATGGAAAAATTACAAGAAACTTTTCAGGTTATAATTTTAAAACTAGAGGCTAATTTACCGTCTGTTTTATTTGCTTCTATCTTTTTAATTGCTGGTTTTTTTGTTGCAAATAAGATAAAATCAATTATTAAAAGAAAAATATTGCCTACTTCAGAAAATGCTTTAACAACAATTTTTGTTTCACAATTTGTTAGCATTTCAATAAAAATATTATGTATAATTATTTTTCTTAGGATTTTAGGTTTTAGCGATTTAACATCAAATATTTTAGCTGGAGCTGGAATATTAACTTTTATTGTAGGTTTTGCTTTTAAAGATATTGGAGAAAATTTTCTTGCAGGAATCTTATTAGCTTTTAAAAGTCCATTCAAAATTAATGATCTCATAGAAACTGAAAATATTATAGGATATGTTGTTGATTTAACTATTAGGGAAACCAGAATAAAAACTTTAGATGGCAAAGATGTTTTTATTCCTAATGGTCAGATAATCAAGAATCCTCTTTTTAATTATACAATCGATGGATTTTTACGATATGAATTTATAATTGGTTTAGATTATGAAAGCAATATAAAAAAAGCAATCAATTTAATTTTAGAAACTGTTAAAAAAATTGAAGGAGTTATTAATGAAAGTAAACAACCAATAGTAGTTATAGATGAATTTGCAGCAAGTACGATTAACTTAAAAGTAATGTTTTGGATCGATACGTTTAAATCAACTTCAAAAACATATCATTCAGGAATAAAAACTGAAGTAATGCAGCAAGTATTACAGGAATTAATGAAAGGCGGATTTAGTTTACCCTCAGATATTGTTGAAATTAAACAGTATAAAGGATAA
- a CDS encoding alpha/beta fold hydrolase — protein sequence MNYQTYYKNITLSFSDQGKGTAIILLHGFLENSNMWNALVPELSKKNRAICIDLLGHGKTDSLSYVHTMEDMADAVHHVVHELKLRKVVLAGHSMGGYVALAFAELYPEMVKGLVLINSTSKEDSKERKSNRERAILAVKQNYKAAISMSIANLFSDENRMKLTSEIEWAKKEALKTSLQGIIAAQEGMKARKDREILLHTTLFPKTLILGKKDPVLNYEDNKTQIENTNVELVTFDDGHMSHFENKDELENVLINFLKRV from the coding sequence GTGAATTACCAAACCTATTATAAAAACATTACCCTTTCTTTTTCAGATCAAGGAAAAGGAACAGCTATTATTCTATTACATGGTTTTTTAGAAAATAGTAATATGTGGAATGCTTTAGTTCCAGAATTATCTAAAAAAAATAGAGCAATTTGTATCGATTTATTAGGTCATGGTAAAACCGATTCTTTGAGTTATGTACATACTATGGAAGATATGGCAGATGCAGTACACCATGTAGTACATGAACTAAAATTAAGAAAAGTAGTTTTAGCTGGACATTCTATGGGTGGTTATGTTGCTTTAGCTTTTGCAGAATTATACCCTGAAATGGTAAAAGGTTTAGTTTTAATCAATTCTACATCTAAGGAAGATAGTAAAGAACGAAAATCAAATCGTGAAAGGGCTATTTTGGCAGTAAAACAAAATTACAAAGCTGCTATAAGCATGTCTATCGCTAATTTATTTAGTGATGAAAACAGAATGAAATTAACTTCAGAAATTGAATGGGCTAAAAAAGAAGCCTTAAAAACTTCTCTACAAGGCATTATAGCTGCTCAAGAAGGAATGAAAGCAAGAAAAGATAGGGAAATACTTTTACACACAACATTGTTTCCTAAAACCCTTATTTTGGGAAAGAAAGATCCTGTTTTAAATTATGAAGACAATAAAACGCAAATTGAAAATACAAATGTAGAATTAGTCACTTTTGATGATGGACACATGAGTCATTTTGAGAATAAAGATGAGTTAGAAAATGTACTTATAAATTTCTTAAAAAGGGTATGA
- a CDS encoding IS110 family transposase, producing MSKFSNFLGIDVSKEYFDAVVILNSDKNNTIHNQFTNDSKGLKELTNWLKSYQSNAENTLACMEHTGLYGKIITQHLLAKEFTVWVEMSLKIIRSLSVQRGKNDKVDAHRIAYYAMKNQEEAQFYQSTRKIVDKIRKLLTLRDHLVKTKALLIKNTNELKEFEPELAKLSQKYSKSTIQGIEKYLKNIEKELDKVIEDDEKLSNLFEKATSVVGIGKVTALLLICFTNEFTMYENPRQLACYCGVVPFEYSSGNNKLYERKVA from the coding sequence ATGAGTAAATTTAGTAATTTTCTAGGAATCGATGTGTCAAAAGAATATTTTGATGCAGTAGTAATTTTGAATAGTGATAAAAACAACACTATTCATAATCAGTTTACCAATGATAGCAAAGGTTTAAAAGAGTTGACTAATTGGTTAAAATCCTATCAGTCTAATGCAGAAAACACCTTAGCTTGTATGGAGCACACAGGTTTGTATGGCAAAATCATCACTCAACATTTACTTGCAAAAGAATTCACTGTTTGGGTTGAGATGTCATTAAAAATCATTCGCAGTTTAAGTGTTCAAAGAGGGAAGAATGATAAAGTGGATGCTCATAGAATTGCTTATTATGCAATGAAAAACCAAGAGGAAGCACAGTTTTATCAATCTACTAGAAAAATAGTTGATAAAATACGTAAACTGCTTACTCTTAGAGATCATTTGGTAAAGACAAAAGCATTGCTAATCAAAAACACCAATGAGTTGAAAGAGTTTGAACCAGAATTGGCTAAATTAAGTCAAAAGTATTCCAAATCAACAATTCAAGGTATAGAAAAATATTTGAAAAACATTGAAAAAGAATTAGATAAAGTCATCGAAGATGATGAAAAACTTTCTAATTTATTTGAAAAAGCAACCTCAGTTGTAGGAATTGGAAAAGTAACCGCTTTGTTGCTAATTTGTTTTACAAATGAATTCACAATGTATGAAAACCCAAGGCAATTGGCTTGTTATTGTGGTGTGGTTCCATTTGAATACAGCTCTGGAAATAATAAACTATATGAAAGAAAAGTAGCTTAA